In a genomic window of Punica granatum isolate Tunisia-2019 chromosome 6, ASM765513v2, whole genome shotgun sequence:
- the LOC116212426 gene encoding uncharacterized protein LOC116212426, giving the protein MDLQTWNILFPFPLLPAGDALCISKVLVQMPCTNGYYVRLCLLKQNQCMPEKSLIRWTKGCSGEAGGILLPVLGDELSTVYEALAALATNLKSKDVEGEHVLGKSQLRSNN; this is encoded by the exons ATGGACCTGCAGACATGGAACATCCTCTTTCCCTTTCCTCTCCTTCCAGCCGGTGATGCGCTCTGCATCTCTAAGGTGCTCGTTCAAATGCCTTGTACAAACGGCTATTATGTTCGACTTTGCTTACTAAAGCAAAATCAATGCATGCCCGAGAAATCGCTGATTCGCTGGACCAAAG GTTGCTCCGGTGAGGCAGGTGGCATTCTCCTCCCAGTCTTAGGTGATGAGTTGAGTACTGTGTATGAAGCTTTAGCGGCCTTAGCAACTAATCTCAAGTCCAAAGATGTAGAAGGGGAGCACGTCCTTGGAAAGTCCCAACTCCGGTCCAACAACTAG
- the LOC116212146 gene encoding protein LIGHT-DEPENDENT SHORT HYPOCOTYLS 5-like: protein MDSGSGSAAPEPSSGTEGPSGTGTDRSPAPAAAAEGSSSSSSMAAAPPSRYESQKRRDWNTFLQYLKNHKPPLTLARCSGAHVIEFLKYLDQFGKTKVHATGCPYFGHPNPPAPCACPLKQAWGSLDALIGRLRAAYEENGGGRPESNPFGAKAVRIYLREVRESQAKARGIPYEKKKRKRPSSSSSSVVTDAVATSGVAVSVDTISHQGGGRGGGDAGGGSGAGGEGGDSTPATAVGGGNAVGSTTTTTTTTTAV from the coding sequence ATGGACTCGGGTTCGGGTTCGGCAGCACCCGAACCAAGCAGCGGCACAGAGGGCCCCTCCGGGACAGGGACAGATCGGTCCCCAGCTCCAGCGGCAGCAGCGGAGGGatcgtcgtcgtcgtcttcGATGGCAGCAGCGCCGCCGAGCAGGTACGAGTCGCAGAAGCGGAGAGACTGGAATACGTTCCTGCAGTACCTGAAGAACCACAAGCCTCCCTTGACTCTAGCGCGTTGCAGTGGGGCCCACGTGATCGAGTTCCTCAAGTACCTGGACCAGTTCGGCAAGACTAAGGTCCACGCCACTGGCTGCCCCTACTTCGGCCACCCCAACCCGCCCGCCCCCTGCGCTTGCCCCCTCAAGCAGGCATGGGGCAGCCTAGACGCCCTCATCGGCCGCCTGAGGGCCGCCTACGAGGAGAACGGAGGCGGCCGACCCGAGTCCAACCCTTTCGGGGCCAAGGCGGTCAGGATCTACCTGAGAGAGGTGAGGGAGAGCCAGGCCAAGGCCCGAGGGATCCCCTACGAGAAGAAGAAGCGAAAACGGCCGtcgtcgtcatcatcatcagtaGTCACCGATGCAGTGGCGACGTCAGGGGTTGCTGTGTCGGTGGACACAATAAGCCATCAGGGTGGGGGTAGGGGGGGCGGCGATGCCGGCGGAGGCAGCGGCGCTGGTGGAGAGGGCGGTGACAGTACTCCAGCTACAGCTGTTGGTGGTGGAAATgctgtcggctcgaccaccACCACGACGACGACCACTACTGCTGTATag
- the LOC116211959 gene encoding E3 ubiquitin-protein ligase APD2-like → MEDEASNGAGQHPPVPSSSFSAPTSSRVVQAEGSSYVNGTLQHQQRQSSRMSYRINISISDASPSEMKDDVWSCLVVLVTFWFFASMTLILGFYGSVNLQLGPNSSRLIQTNPFFVQYIKVEELDESKAGPMLYAFYGHPPLNVEKKWIESHRAFIPANFHKEWMYFLNEGSEVDIQYGVQSSLALSLVVAKGRGTLVEWIEDPSYPNTTLSWTSYMPVLFAGSGRLRQTFSNSAAYYIAVGNLNTEGVEVELNITVKARLYDTTKAYYKCSLGNPSCSLKINLLKNNAAVLTSPEEGTVDDDWYVKLSYGPRWITYFVGSGAMTVLILLAFRFCNTCQTSREDDTGFQTERIETEQRTPLIPNKDDDLSSWGSSYDSVSHDEEDLEEKFVASSISFEGKTSAEGENCNNPRGLCAICFDSPRDCFFLPCGHCAACFDCGSRIAKEDGSCPICQRKMKKVKKIFTV, encoded by the exons ATGGAAGATGAAGCATCAAATGGCGCCGGGCAACACCCTCCTGTCCCTTCTTCCTCATTCTCAGCGCCCACTTCTTCACGGGTTGTGCAAGCAGAAGGGAGCAGTTACGTCAATGGAACCCTCCAGCACCAGCAGAGGCAATCTTCCCGCATGTCTTATCGAATAAACATTTCGATATCCGACGCCTCACCCTCTGAGATGAAAGATGATGTGTGGTCTTGCCTCGTTGTCCTCGTGACCTTCTGGTTCTTCG CATCCATGACCTTGATTCTTGGCTTTTATGGATCCGTTAATCTACAGTTGGGGCCAAACAGCTCTAGGCTTATACAAACCAATCCGTTCTTTGTGCAATATATTAAG GTGGAGGAGTTAGATGAGTCGAAAGCTGGTCCAATGCTTTACGCATTTTACGGACATCCGCCCCTCAatgtggaaaaaaaatggatagaATCACACAGGGCTTTTATACCAGCCAACTTTCACAAG GAATGGATGTACTTCCTAAATGAAGGCTCGGAGGTGGACATCCAGTATGGCGTACAGTCTTCCTTGGCTTTGTCccttgtggttgcaaaag GTAGAGGAACACTTGTCGAATGGATAGAGGACCCATCTTATCCAAATACAACCCTGTCATGGACATCATATATG CCAGTCCTATTCGCAGGTAGTGGTAGACTCCGACAGACATTTTCAAACTCTGCTGCTTATTATATTGCCGTGGGAAACTTGAACACCGAGGGGGTGGAG GTAGAGTTGAATATCACTGTGAAGGCTCGGCTGTATGACACCACGAAGGCATACTACAAGTGCTCCTTGGGGAACCCTTCTTGCAGTTTGAAAATCAATCTGCTGAAGAACAATGCTGCTGTTCTAACTTCTCCAGAAGAg GGCACTGTTGATGACGATTGGTACGTCAAGCTCTCCTACGGACCCAGGTGGATCACATATTTTGTTGGATCAG GTGCAATGACTGTCCTCATATTGTTAGCCTTCAGATTCTGCAACACGTGCCAGACCAGCAGGGAAGATGACACAGGATTCCAAACAGAGCGGATCGAAACTGAGCAGCGGACCCCGCTGATTCCAAACAAGGATGACGATCTCTCGAGCTGGGGTTCGTCTTACGATTCTGTCTCGCACGATGAGGAGGATTTGGAGGAGAAGTTCGTGGCATCTTCGATTTCATTTGAAGGAAAGACTTCAGCAGAAGGGGAAAACTGCAACAACCCACGTGGCCTCTGTGCAATCTGCTTCGACTCTCCAAGGGATTGTTTCTTCCTTCCTTGCGGACATTGCGCTGCCTGCTTCGATTGTGGATCCAG gaTTGCGAAGGAAGATGGTTCCTGTCCGATATGCCagaggaagatgaagaaagtgAAAAAGATATTCACGGTATGA